From Cellulophaga lytica DSM 7489, a single genomic window includes:
- a CDS encoding carboxypeptidase-like regulatory domain-containing protein, with translation MTRFQLLLFFIMLSQINIAQNKKVETLKGRVVSSKQEVVGVYVLNRSKKKATITNPNGDFSVPVSLHDTLFISAVQFKNREIIITKKILDYNTFIINLDETLEELDEVVLDNRTLITAKKLGLPGADVKLLDIDERAYDTATNWSPSDTVFSIDPILNYLLGNTAKYKARAMRNKRYKAGQILYKNYLDSTFVKELKIPEHRVQEFVLYCEQDEDFDAFSKQTSEIIIKAFFKMKSKTFLVLNDE, from the coding sequence ATGACACGTTTTCAACTATTATTGTTTTTTATTATGCTAAGTCAAATAAACATAGCACAAAACAAAAAAGTTGAAACATTAAAAGGTCGTGTAGTAAGCAGTAAACAAGAAGTTGTTGGTGTGTATGTGTTAAACAGGTCTAAAAAAAAGGCTACTATTACCAACCCAAACGGAGATTTTTCTGTGCCAGTTAGTTTGCATGATACATTGTTTATTTCTGCAGTACAGTTTAAAAACAGAGAAATTATCATCACAAAAAAAATATTAGACTACAATACCTTCATCATTAATTTAGATGAAACCTTAGAAGAGTTAGATGAGGTTGTTTTAGATAATAGAACATTAATTACAGCTAAAAAATTAGGGTTGCCAGGGGCAGATGTAAAACTTTTAGATATTGATGAAAGGGCGTATGATACAGCAACAAATTGGTCTCCAAGTGATACTGTTTTTAGTATAGATCCTATTTTAAACTATTTGTTAGGTAATACAGCCAAGTACAAAGCAAGAGCAATGCGTAACAAACGCTATAAAGCAGGTCAAATTCTATATAAAAACTACTTAGATTCTACTTTTGTTAAAGAACTAAAAATACCAGAGCATAGAGTACAAGAGTTTGTTTTGTATTGTGAGCAAGATGAAGATTTTGATGCCTTTTCTAAGCAAACTAGTGAAATAATTATAAAGGCTTTTTTTAAAATGAAAAGTAAAACATTTTTAGTGTTAAATGATGAGTAA
- a CDS encoding carboxypeptidase-like regulatory domain-containing protein gives MKYICTLLLLLVAAQNTSAQTKIETLKGRIVSNTQDVIGVYVLNKTTNKGTITSKTGNFSIPVSLKDTIMFSAVQFKNKKIVVTQKILDYKSFLVNLDETLEELNEVVLDNRTLITAKSLGLPNADVEVLPLAKRELFAANNGDNYLSLDPLLNFLSGRTKMLKDRIKRDDMYARSKELRTRFVDSIFSKNLKIPASRIEEFMLYCEYDPRFKGITENKNELVVWDFLRQKSELFLKFK, from the coding sequence ATGAAATACATATGCACTTTATTGCTTTTACTTGTTGCGGCGCAAAACACAAGCGCACAAACAAAAATAGAAACATTAAAAGGGCGTATTGTAAGTAATACACAAGATGTAATTGGGGTTTATGTGCTAAACAAAACAACCAATAAGGGAACAATTACATCCAAAACCGGAAATTTTTCTATTCCGGTTAGTTTAAAAGATACTATAATGTTTTCTGCCGTTCAGTTTAAAAATAAAAAGATTGTTGTTACTCAAAAAATACTTGATTATAAATCCTTTTTGGTAAACTTAGATGAAACCTTAGAGGAGTTAAATGAAGTTGTTTTAGATAATAGAACTTTAATAACAGCCAAAAGTTTGGGCTTGCCTAATGCAGATGTAGAAGTTTTGCCATTGGCAAAAAGAGAATTGTTTGCGGCTAATAACGGAGATAATTACTTAAGCCTAGATCCGTTATTAAACTTTTTAAGCGGGCGTACAAAAATGTTGAAAGACCGTATTAAAAGAGATGATATGTACGCGCGTAGTAAAGAGCTTAGGACTAGGTTTGTAGACTCTATTTTTTCTAAAAATTTAAAAATACCTGCAAGCAGAATAGAGGAGTTTATGTTGTATTGCGAGTACGACCCAAGATTTAAAGGAATAACAGAGAATAAAAATGAGCTTGTTGTTTGGGATTTTTTAAGGCAAAAAAGCGAATTGTTTTTAAAATTTAAATAA
- a CDS encoding carboxypeptidase-like regulatory domain-containing protein: MRRYILFLSFLSVCFYANAQQVYYKSVKGAVVSNTQEVNGVYVINTTSGQAAITNANGYFVMPAKEKDTLLFSAVQFKKKQLIVTKAILAKKNNIVYLEETLEELNEVVLDNRTFVTAKSLGLPNADAVVLPQSERLLHDADHGPMFGGLSVNVNKLLNAISGRTKMLKKRVARDRKYLESQQMRNSYADSVFVKDLNIPKNRIEEFMLYCEYDSEFNSIAKEKNSFIIWDFLTRKSIAFLKEDKELKIAKQDNK, translated from the coding sequence TTGAGGAGATATATACTTTTTTTAAGCTTTTTAAGTGTATGTTTTTACGCAAATGCACAACAAGTCTATTACAAGTCTGTTAAAGGTGCAGTTGTAAGTAACACTCAAGAGGTTAATGGTGTTTATGTTATAAATACCACTAGCGGGCAAGCAGCTATAACTAATGCTAATGGTTATTTTGTAATGCCAGCTAAGGAAAAAGATACGTTATTATTTTCTGCAGTACAGTTTAAAAAGAAACAACTTATAGTTACTAAAGCTATATTGGCAAAAAAAAATAACATTGTTTATTTAGAGGAAACTTTAGAAGAGTTAAATGAGGTTGTTTTAGATAACAGAACCTTTGTAACTGCCAAAAGTTTAGGTTTGCCAAATGCAGATGCTGTAGTGTTACCACAGAGCGAGCGTTTACTACATGATGCAGATCACGGACCAATGTTTGGAGGATTAAGTGTTAACGTAAATAAGTTGCTAAATGCAATTAGCGGGCGCACTAAAATGCTAAAAAAGCGTGTGGCAAGAGATAGGAAATACTTAGAAAGTCAGCAAATGCGAAACTCTTACGCAGATTCTGTTTTTGTAAAAGACCTTAACATTCCTAAAAACCGTATAGAAGAGTTTATGCTGTATTGTGAGTATGACAGTGAGTTTAACTCTATTGCAAAAGAAAAAAATAGTTTTATTATTTGGGACTTTTTAACACGTAAAAGCATTGCTTTTTTAAAAGAAGATAAAGAGCTTAAAATAGCTAAACAAGATAATAAATAA
- the pepE gene encoding dipeptidase PepE — protein sequence MKNLLLASTSTLFGENYLEYLLDDVALFFKDVDTITFIPFARPGGISHDNYTAIAAKAFAKIDKKIVGLHTYPTAQEGINQSQAFFCGGGNTFLLVQQLYAQNAMQHLQEHITNGKPYMGTSAGSNIAGVSMHTTNDMPIVYPPCFATMQLVPFNINAHYLDPDPNSKHNGETRETRLKEFHVFNTTPVVGLREGSFLLVNNNTISLKGKHTARIFEPQKAPYESKTIQF from the coding sequence ATGAAAAATCTATTATTAGCAAGCACATCTACCTTATTTGGAGAGAATTACTTGGAGTACCTGTTAGATGATGTTGCTTTATTTTTTAAAGATGTAGATACCATAACATTTATACCTTTTGCACGGCCTGGTGGTATTAGCCATGACAATTACACTGCTATTGCTGCAAAAGCATTTGCAAAAATTGATAAAAAAATAGTAGGCTTACATACGTACCCAACTGCACAAGAAGGTATAAACCAGTCCCAAGCTTTTTTCTGTGGTGGCGGCAATACTTTTTTACTTGTACAGCAATTGTATGCACAAAATGCTATGCAACACTTACAAGAGCATATTACCAACGGAAAACCTTATATGGGCACAAGTGCTGGCAGTAACATTGCAGGCGTTAGTATGCATACTACTAATGATATGCCCATTGTTTACCCTCCTTGTTTTGCAACAATGCAACTGGTACCTTTTAACATAAATGCACATTATTTAGATCCGGACCCTAATAGTAAACACAACGGTGAAACTAGAGAAACACGCTTAAAAGAGTTTCACGTATTTAATACCACACCAGTAGTTGGACTAAGAGAAGGTAGTTTTTTATTAGTTAACAACAACACTATTAGCCTAAAAGGTAAACATACCGCTCGTATTTTTGAACCACAAAAAGCTCCTTACGAGAGTAAAACAATTCAATTTTAA